Part of the Caballeronia sp. SL2Y3 genome is shown below.
TTCACGACTACATCGTGCGGCACGCGCACGGCACGGCGACCGCGGACGGCCACGTCGATGCGTTCGGGCGCAAGCTGAAGACGGGCGTGTATCGCATCGGCGTATTCCCCGACGAGATCGCGGAACAGGCGCAGCGCGGCGAGGCGCGGCAGGACGTGATGGACCTGAAGCAGAGCCTCGAAGGCCGCAAGCTCATCATGAGCGTGGACCGGCTGGATTATTCGAAAGGGCTCGTCGAACGGTTTCGCGCGTTCGAGCATTTTCTGGAGAAATCGCCCGAATGGCGCGGCAACGTCACGCTCGTGCAGATCGCGCCGCCCACGCGCTCGGACGTCGAAACGTATCAGCAGATCCGCCAGAACCTCGAATACGAAGCAGGGCGCATCAACGGGCGCTATTCCGGCCTCGATTACACGCCGATCCGCTATCTGAACCAGCGCTATGACCGCTGGAAATTGATGTCGCTCTTCCGCGAATCGCAGATCGGGCTCGTGACGCCGCTGCGCGACGGCATGAATCTCGTCGCGAAGGAATATGTCGCCGCGCAGAATCCGGACGATCCCGGCGTGCTCGTGCTCTCGCAGTTCGCGGGCGCGGCGGGCGAAATGACCGGCGCGGTGATGGTGAATCCGCACGATGTCGTCGGCATGAGCGACGCGCTCGCCCGTTCGCTCGCCATGCCGCTCGCCGAGCGCCAGCAGCGTTACCAGACCAACATGGCGGCGCTGCGCAAGCACAATCTCGGCGTATGGCGCGACGATTTCCTCGCCGACCTTCGCGGCGTGCGACGCAAGTAACAGGCGCGCGAAACGGTTTGTTTCCGGTCTGTAACAGAGCGATGAAAGTGCAAGAGAACGCCGGTTCGCGCCGCTTCGCCGTCGATAATGAATCGTCGCGCGGCGGCCGGCTTGCCGCATCCAACGATCGAGGGAAACCCTCGTTAGCCGGCTGACAGTCTGCTGTCATACTCGATCTCGCGCGACGCATTCAGAACACGAGCACACGCTCGCACGTCGAAGTTCGCATGGAGACGAGAACGATGAGAATTGCCCAAATTGCCCCGTTGACCGAGTCGGTCCCGCCCAAGCTCTACGGCGGCACGGAGCGCGTCGTGTCGTATCTCACGGAGGCGCTCGTCGAGCTTGGCCACGATGTGACGCTGTTCGCCACCGGCGACTCGAAAACCACGGCGAAGCTCGAAGCCGTCTGGCCGCGCGCGCTGCGCCTCGACCCGGCAATTCGCGACCGCATTGCGCCGCATATGCTGCTCATGGAACTAGTGCGCCGCCGCGCCGAGGAGTTCGACGTCCTGCATTTCCACATGGACTATTACTCCTTCTCGCTCTTCAACCGGCAGGACACGCCGTTCGTCACGACCTTGCACGGGCGGCTCGACTTGCCGGAGCAGCAGCCGGTGTTCGACACGTTCAACACCGCGCCCGTGATCTCGATCTCGGATTCGCAGCGCCATCCGTTGCCGCAGGCGAAGTGGGTTTCGACGGTCTATCACGGCCTGCCGGAGATGCGTTATGTGCCGCAGCCGGTCGAGCAGAAGTATCTCGCTTTCCTCGGGCGCATCTCGCCGGAAAAGCGCGTCGATACGGCCATACGCATCGCGGGGCGCTGCGGCTTGCCGATCAAGATCGCGGCCAAGGTCGATGCAGCCGACCACGAATATTTCGAGCGCGAGATCGCGCCGCTGCTGGAGTTGCCCTATGTCCAGTTCATCGGCGAGATCAACGACGCGCAGAAGGCGGACTTCTTGTCGGGCGCGCACGCGCTGGTGTTCCCGGTCGACTGGCCCGAGCCGTTCGGACTCGCGATGATCGAGGCGATGGCCTGCGGCACGCCCGTTATCGCGTTCAATCGCGGCGCGGTGCCGGAAGTGGTGGACGAGGGCGTGTCGGGCTTTGTCGTGGAAGACGAGATCGGCGCGGTGGCGGCGGTGAACCGGCTGCATACGCTCTCACGCGCGGGCGTGCGCAGGCGCTTCGAGGAGCGCTTCACGTCGCACCGCATGGCGCGGCAATATCTCGACGCGTATCAGGCCGTGGTGCGCGCGCAAAAGCGCTCGCGCTTCAAGCTGATCGATCGCGCGGCGACCTGAGTTCAAATCCAGGCACCAAAAAAGTAGACCGCCGTGTGACGCGACCGTGAGTCGCGTCACACGGCGGTCATGATTTCCGCCGGGACCGTGAGACGGCGCGCGCCGCCTTACATCTTCAGGCGCGTCACCTTCGTGCCCTGGAGCGACACGTCGGCCATCAGGCCCGCGTTCGTCAGCACGAACGCTTCCACAGGGTTGGTGGCGGTGGTCGTGTCGACCGCGCCGTTCGCACCCATCTTGACGAGCGCCACGGATGCATCGGCGCCTGCCGACCAGCCGTCCGAATTGCGGAATTTGTCGAGCGCGTCCTGCGTCATGAAGAGGAAGATGATCGACTTCGACTGCGCGCCCGCTTGCAGGCCGAACGAGCCGGAGGTCGTGCTGTAGTAGCCGACCGTGCTGCCACCCACGCGCAGCGAGCCCTTGCCGTACTGCGCGCCGACGATGAAGCCTGCCTGAATCACGGACGGGAACACGAGCACGCCGCGCGACTTCGCGACCAGTTCGCGCGAGCCGGGAACCGTCGCATAGAGCCGCTGGATGGTGCTGTCGACGTCCGCGTCGATGCTGCGGCGATCGTCCGCGCTGCCGGCGGCCTTCTCAGCGCCGGTATTCGAATTCGTCGTGCAACCGGCAAGCGCGAGGCCTCCCAGCGCCAACACGGCCGTCGTCTTGAGCATGAAGTTTCGTCTTTGCATCATTGTTCTCCATCGTGGAATTAGGAAACCCCATAGTGCGGGAGGGTGAGGCACGCCAAGTTATAGCACAGCGACGCGACAACGCGACGCTCGCACCGGACACAGATACCGCGTTCCGCGCGTGCCGCGCAAGCCCTGCGTCGCATCCGCGCGTCGTCCACTGGACGACGGCGAATGGCCGGCTATTTCGCCCGCCCCGCTGCCTGAAGCCCTGCATTAATTTCACCGCACCGGTCTCGGTGACGGCGGCAACGCCGCGTAGCAAGTAGCAACGACCGTACCCGGAGCGCCGCCGTCACTGGCTCGTCGTTTTTACTTTGGTCGGAGGAACGGGGTCCGGCACGCGCGACGGCCGCCGCAATGCGCGCTTGATGCCGCCGATCACGATGCCAACGGCAAGCAGAAACGCCGCCGGCACGACCCAATAGCCGATGAAGGCGTGCCACAGATAGTCGGCGAGCGTCGCCTTGCGATGCGCGTATTCGTCGAGCGCTTCCTGATGACGGCGGGCGTTGGCCTTTAGAACATCGGCGGGGCAGCCGGCTGCGCGCGCTTCGTCCGGCGCGCCGTGGCAACGGGCGGCGGCGCCCGCGGACCGCTGTGCATCGGTGAGTTCCCAGGTCGAGAGCGCCTTCTGAAGATCGACCGTGTTGTAGGCCATTTCCTCGCGCACCTCGTTGACCGCGACGATCATCACGGGCACGGCCCAGAAGGTGATCGTCACGAGCCACCGGCGGAACCAGCGGTTCTTGTATCTCCATGCCATCCGATGCCTCCATGCGAGGCTTGTCGCCACGCTTGACGAGCGGCGGCCGATGGCGTGTTTCTTGTATTCGTGAAGGGCCGCCTTCGCGCCATCTTATGAGAAAAAGACGGCGGTGCGAAACACTTGCTTGGGTGCAGTGCAATATGTACGGAGAGGAGGGCAGACTGGACGCGCCGCATGCGATCGACGCGGCGCGAATCAGACGATGCGGCCCGCGCCGCGATCAGCCCTTGCTGCTGAGACAACTCTTCATGAACGCCTTGCGGTCGTCGCCCTTCTTGCCGGATGCCTGGCTGTTGCACGCAGTCATGCGCTGCTGCTGGGTCATCGGCGCGGAGGCGGCGGAGGCGGCGGGCGTGGCGGACAGGCAACTCTTCATGAACGCCTTGCGGTCGTCGCCTTTCTTGTCGCTTGCCTGCTTGTTGCAGTCGCTCATCTTCGACTGCTGGCTATTGGCCGCGAAAGCCGTATGCGCGCCCAGCGTAAGACTCAAAACAGCGATAAGGGCAGTGGCTCGGATGGTCATGTGACGCTCCCTGAGTGATTGACGATTCTTCTTGAATGCGCGAGTTTCGACGTCTCGCTCGCGCATTATGGCAAAGCAGGTTTCAACTGAGTGTGCGATAAGGTTAAATCTTCGAGTTGATCCATTGACCGCCGCGCCGCCGCCTTGCAACGCGCTTTCGCCGGCGAGCGGACGCAGTGTTCGTCATCCGGTTGCTTCGATCCTTCATCCCAAGACAGGAGCCGCTTCATGTCCACACCGCTCGCCGATCACTACAAGGGCTTCGCTATCCACGTGCAGGCCATGCGCCGCGCGAAAGAGCGTGACGAGCCGGATGACGGCCCGCGCCACTTCGACATCTTCGTGACCATTTCGCGCGACGCGGCCGGCGAGAGCGGCCGCTCCGCCATGTTCGGCGTGCCGGAGCAGGCGCCGTTCGAAAGCCCGATCGATGCGACGCGCGCCGGCATCGACTATGGCCGCAAGATCATCGACAACGAGATCGAGGGCCAGTCCGTCGCCGATCTCTGAGCGCCTGCGGCTGGCGCCGAACGCGCGCAAGACCACATTGCGCGTGCGTCCGAAGCGCCCAGTGCACGTTAGCCCGATTGACCGCGCGCCTCCCACGAACGAGAATCGACGGCGGCAAACGTTGAACCGCCCACGTTTCGCGTGCGCACAAATCAATCAAAACACTGGAGGAGAACCGCATGAAGTCAGCCATTCGCCGTCGCGTCCTGTCAGCCGCCGTCGCGCTCGTTGCGTGCAGCGCGCTGCCTTTTGCCGCATCGCCCGCGTTCGCGCAGAGCGCCGGCAAGCCCAAGGTCGCGCTCGTGATGAAGTCGCTCGCCAACGAGTTCTTCCTCACGATGGAAAACGGCGCGAAAGACTATCAGCAGCACAACGCCGACAAGTTCGACCTCATCACCAACGGCATCAAGGATGAAACCGATACGGCCGCGCAGATCCGCATCGTCGAGCAGATGATCGTCTCGAAGGTGAATGCGCTCGTCATCGCGCCGGCGGATTCGAAGGCGCTCGTGCCGGTCATCAAGAAGGCGGCGGACGCGGGCATCGTCGTCGTGAATATCGACAATCGGCTCGATCAGGACGTGCTCAAGTCGAAGGATCTGAACGTGCCGTTCGTCGGCCCCGACAACCGCAAGGGCGCGCGCCAGGTCGGCGACTATCTCGCCAAGCGCCTGAAGAAGGGCGACGAAGTCGGCATCATCGAGGGCGTTTCCACGACGACCAACGCGCAGCAGCGCACGGCCGGCTTCAAGGACGCGATGGACGCGGCCGGCATGAAGGTGGTCGCGCTTCAGTCCGGCGACTGGGAAATCGACAAGGGCAACGCCGTCGCGTCGCAGATTCTCAACGCGAACCCGAACGTCAAGGCGCTGCTCTGCGGCAACGACAACATGGCCATCGGCGCGGTGTCGGCGGTGCGCGCGGCGGGCAAGGCCGGCAAGGTGCAGGTGGTCGGCTACGACAACATCAACGCCATCAAGCCGATGCTGAAGGACGGCCGCGTGCTCGCCACCGCGGATCAATACGCGGCGAAGCAGGCGGTGTTCGGCATCGACGTGGCGCTCAAGGCCATTTCCGGGCACAAGAAGCAGTCGGAGCTCTCGACCGTGGTGGAAACGCCCGTCGATCTCGTGACGAAGTAAAGCGCAGCGAGCGTTGCGCCGCGAACCGTTCGTCCTCAAGTTCGCGGCCATCATGCCGTTAAGATGCACGAGCGCGGTTGATGGACGGCGGAGCGCGCCGGCCGCCGTCCCGCCGCAACGCATGCACAACTTTGCCGAGGATGCACCGACCGCCTTGAGCGACCTTACGCCATGATGAAAGACGCGCACGACGCGAGCGTGCTCACCGTCACGGGAATCGGCAAGACCTATGTCGAGCCGGTGCTGGCCGACGTATCGCTCGGACTCTCGCCGGGCGAAGTGCTCGCGTTGACGGGCGAGAACGGCGCGGGCAAGAGCACGCTCTCGAAGATCATCGGCGGTCTCACGAATCCGAGCACGGGCACGATGACGCTCGCGGGCCAGCCGTACGCCCCGCACAGCCGCACCGAAGCGGAAGCGCTCGGCGTGCGCATGGTGATGCAGGAGCTGAACCTGCTGCCGACGCTCTCGGTCGCGGAGAACCTCTTCCTCAACCGCCTGCCGCAGAAAGGGCGCCTGAAAATCGGCTGGATCGACCGC
Proteins encoded:
- the otsA gene encoding alpha,alpha-trehalose-phosphate synthase (UDP-forming), with the protein product MSRLVVVSNRVATPTETKGSAGGLAVGVFGALKDSGGVWFGWSGDVVSESVANQGPTLVQDGAVTFATVGLPKKDYDQYYRGFSNAMLWPVFHYRNDLAVYDRDEYAGYRRVNSWLAHKLIKLLEPDDVIWVHDYHLIPFAEALRSAGITNRIGFFLHIPFPSPQILLNIPPHEELVRSLCCYDVVGFQTEGDQTAFHDYIVRHAHGTATADGHVDAFGRKLKTGVYRIGVFPDEIAEQAQRGEARQDVMDLKQSLEGRKLIMSVDRLDYSKGLVERFRAFEHFLEKSPEWRGNVTLVQIAPPTRSDVETYQQIRQNLEYEAGRINGRYSGLDYTPIRYLNQRYDRWKLMSLFRESQIGLVTPLRDGMNLVAKEYVAAQNPDDPGVLVLSQFAGAAGEMTGAVMVNPHDVVGMSDALARSLAMPLAERQQRYQTNMAALRKHNLGVWRDDFLADLRGVRRK
- a CDS encoding glycosyltransferase family 4 protein, whose translation is MRIAQIAPLTESVPPKLYGGTERVVSYLTEALVELGHDVTLFATGDSKTTAKLEAVWPRALRLDPAIRDRIAPHMLLMELVRRRAEEFDVLHFHMDYYSFSLFNRQDTPFVTTLHGRLDLPEQQPVFDTFNTAPVISISDSQRHPLPQAKWVSTVYHGLPEMRYVPQPVEQKYLAFLGRISPEKRVDTAIRIAGRCGLPIKIAAKVDAADHEYFEREIAPLLELPYVQFIGEINDAQKADFLSGAHALVFPVDWPEPFGLAMIEAMACGTPVIAFNRGAVPEVVDEGVSGFVVEDEIGAVAAVNRLHTLSRAGVRRRFEERFTSHRMARQYLDAYQAVVRAQKRSRFKLIDRAAT
- a CDS encoding YSC84-related protein, with the translated sequence MQRRNFMLKTTAVLALGGLALAGCTTNSNTGAEKAAGSADDRRSIDADVDSTIQRLYATVPGSRELVAKSRGVLVFPSVIQAGFIVGAQYGKGSLRVGGSTVGYYSTTSGSFGLQAGAQSKSIIFLFMTQDALDKFRNSDGWSAGADASVALVKMGANGAVDTTTATNPVEAFVLTNAGLMADVSLQGTKVTRLKM
- a CDS encoding PsiF family protein, with product MTIRATALIAVLSLTLGAHTAFAANSQQSKMSDCNKQASDKKGDDRKAFMKSCLSATPAASAASAPMTQQQRMTACNSQASGKKGDDRKAFMKSCLSSKG
- a CDS encoding sugar ABC transporter substrate-binding protein; this encodes MKSAIRRRVLSAAVALVACSALPFAASPAFAQSAGKPKVALVMKSLANEFFLTMENGAKDYQQHNADKFDLITNGIKDETDTAAQIRIVEQMIVSKVNALVIAPADSKALVPVIKKAADAGIVVVNIDNRLDQDVLKSKDLNVPFVGPDNRKGARQVGDYLAKRLKKGDEVGIIEGVSTTTNAQQRTAGFKDAMDAAGMKVVALQSGDWEIDKGNAVASQILNANPNVKALLCGNDNMAIGAVSAVRAAGKAGKVQVVGYDNINAIKPMLKDGRVLATADQYAAKQAVFGIDVALKAISGHKKQSELSTVVETPVDLVTK